In Larimichthys crocea isolate SSNF chromosome VI, L_crocea_2.0, whole genome shotgun sequence, one genomic interval encodes:
- the LOC104927934 gene encoding limbin isoform X1, whose protein sequence is MLQVHFIATRVTICSFILNIHVSCLFPPPLYFRRCHNVTGREGRHAGECESSAGHQPCYDGASWHTQLPPPPLSEKQEARSLMVKRLSSIYVKQHDPCEKSAELTFPQMDGTMEMNGPMVLSAEGSLSSTAAAGPWGHSFYSSFTYMSNILNLRGRRSTLTRYNPGHTLPQVQSVAPLSTFGVKFHKCAQVKLDTDPPQLTFFLLIHNMGPVGGTNLSQVAIRDSISGIVPLKTEGRVVERGYQTFAIDSLSAGSQIIVNYTAHVRSHKSEVLDLPAFLTFSNASQNDVSMFGPLTVNLTLRVNSTDRMYPNHGVHFAGFVVGFFVTLVLLSLGFLAMNLIGLRTRLNLLQQRRNRGDSDPEYADCNMSETVKDEAMFEDKMVDIMVLEDPQNMYQALENLEMSTLLRTTNNLEATRIQIYKDVMSSLLGGLRFRGQASAQAQQRLLSVLHGQLLGMEGRLKEERGARMAALAGRCNLETREEMEAKHHREAAEKAQAELLCQHADQQELLHCSVLLEKLHKLSQNQLQRILLVRHEEASAKVQRQIIEWRRVELHKIFSEELEEATRMGELEKSTAKSLQHDYFACQDHLEEVLDVVLANQRYVLAERHAQRKFLVHSLHSLNSLISDTFSSTSSNLDSWFTHIKRGSTVPAEQIDQLQEKAQKELVMVRQRLDEALSQERRAMRCGLIKKRRELISDMLQIQKQRQKDLSGLSKGLEGKIDVAQHLHCWQNLLTAHSLELAELINNLDEEAAADIRKVTMRVIQGAITEVKTIQPSATQALLTLLPPGTQCSLLQVEPEAGPGQVQGQGASTLLQHQEKLHQEGKAALRTLSCTREALRDVMERELQEQRELRAHCRAFFSRLCSSQLTLCEDDQLRMKLEFQKCLSVMDRCLVLPHAVSRTKLQSALAAWRKESEQQMANMQSKGKAGEARTKTDTSDLQLFQTRLEDRIQLFEKEKEKEMESSVMNKVMEEMRVEREDDLRSQADSLAMQMATIHYQKAERKTKVLETSRAMLTLHSLLIQQLRERKSLERQDMAKSIQNHCLGLEEAEQQLQKERTELDGLQMSQSSIKSNPTQKEDYDEGEEDSEQERLFQLRQDCRMTSILQEALYKCEEVFTLLAERSQGMTANNQAIEDLKEQMGLKRLYANCDQDLEFASRLVKQSQVSAEVLLEALRLLLPTLPESELLSITDALCPKQHTVSSCTEQEHSGCAGGLNRLLPVKLREDVMHKNMLNMPSCTVERERLQEKRQSLMEKLLPRSRLPVPRDVAPLLVEEKREEDGFTKAQQSIYKSSAVTQQHSDTAKERLVDTASEALHSTAEKYATTASASPQGNPPTGERLFVFRDPPESCECVDAPKRKRKRNFLNLKKGSVAPTNLV, encoded by the exons ATGCTTCAGGTCCACTTTATCGCGACGAGGGTCACGATATGCTCATTTATCTTGAATATCCACGTGTCATGTTTGTTTCCACCTCCTTTATATTTCCGCCGGTGTCACAATGTGACCGGGCGTGAGGGTCGGCACGCCGGTGAGTGTGAGTCCAGTGCTGGACATCAGCCTTGTTATGACGGCGCGTCATGGCACACACAGctaccacctcctcctctctcggaGAAACAGGAGGCGAGAAGCCTAATGGTAAAG AGGCTCTCCAGTATATATGTGAAGCAACATGACCCCTGTGAGAAATCCGCAGAGCTGACATTCCCTCAGATGGATG GAACAATGGAAATGAATGGGCCTATGGTGTTGTCTGCAGAGGGTTCACTCTcttcaacagctgctgctggtccGTGGGGACACTCCTTTTATTCTTCATTTACGTACATGTCAAACATCTTAAACCTCCGGGGCCGCAGAAGCACACTCACCAGATATAACCCGGGCCACACTCTGCCTCAG GTTCAGAGTGTAGCACCTCTATCTACATTTGGGGTCAAATTTCACAAGTGTGCCCAG GTGAAGCTGGACACTGATCCCCCTCAGCTGACATTCTTCCTGCTGATTCACAACATGGGCCCAGTGGGTGGCACCAACCTGTCTCAGGTGGCTATTCGGGACTCCATCTCTGGAATAGTACCCCTAAAAACTGAAGGCAGGGTGGTGGAAAGAGGCTACCAGACGTTTGCCATTGATTCACTGTCTG CTGGATCCCAAATTATTGTCAATTATACTGCTCACGTAAGGAGTCATAAGAGTGAAGTCCTGGACCTTCCAGCTTTCCTCACCTTCTCTAACGCCTCACAG AATGATGTCAGCATGTTTGGTCCATTGACAGTTAATCTTACCTTGAGGGTGAATTCCACTGACAGG ATGTATCCTAACCATGGGGTCCATTTTGCTGGATTTGTTGTGGGGTTCTTCGTCACGTTGGTGCTGCTGTCATTGGGGTTTCTGGCCATGAACTTGATAGGTCTCAGGACCAGGCTGAACCTTCTCCAGCAAagg agAAACAGAGGTGATTCAGACCCAGAGTATGCAGACTGCAACATGAGTGAGACAGTAAAAGATGAGGCAATGTTTGAAGATAAAATGGTAGACATTATGGTGCTGGAGGACCCCCAGAACATGTACCAGGCTTTGGAAAA TCTTGAAATGTCTACACTGCTGCGTACCACCAACAACCTGGAGGCCACCCGGATTCAGATCTACAAGGACGTGATGTCCTCGCTGCTGGGCGGCCTACGGTTCCGAGGCCAGGCCAGCGCCCAGGCCCAGCAAAGGCTGCTCAGTGTGCTTCACGGACAGCTTCTGGGCATGGAGGGTCGGCTGAAGGAGGAGCGAGGGGCCCGCATGGCTGCTCTGGCCGGCCGATGTAACCTGGAGACTCGTGAAGAAATGGAGGCAAAGCACCACAGAGAAGCTGCTGAGAAGGCACAGGCCGAGCTGCTGTGTCAACATGCAGACCAAcag GAGCTCCTCCACTGCAGTGTCCTCCTGGAGAAGCTACACAAGCTGAGCCAGAATCAGCTTCAGCGCATACTGCTGGTCCGACATGAAGAGGCCTCCGCAAAGGTCCAGAGGCAAATCATTGAGTGGCGCCGGGTGGAACTGCACAAGATTTTCTCTGAGGAACTGGAGGAGGCCACCAGGATGGGCGAGCTAGAAAAGAGCACAGCCAAAAGTCTTCAGCATGATTACTTTGCCTGTCAA GATCATCTAGAGGAGGTGTTGGATGTGGTCCTTGCCAACCAGCGCTATGTGCTCGCTGAACGCCATGCGCAGAGGAAGTTCTTGGTGCACAGCCTTCACAGCCTCAACAGCCTGATTTCTGACACCTTCTCCAGCACCTCCAGCAATTTGGACAGCTGGTTCACTCACATCAAGAG AGGGAGCACTGTGCCTGCAGAGCAGATTGACCAGCTACAGGAGAAAGCCCAAAAAGAGTTGGTGATGGTGAGGCAGAGACTGGACGAGGCGCTAAGCCAAGAGAGGAGAGCCATGCGCTGTGGACTCATCAAGAAGCGGCGGGAGCTCATCTCTGACATG CTGCAGAtccaaaaacagagacagaaggatCTGTCGGGTCTGTCTAAGGGTCTGGAGGGAAAGATAGATGTAGCCCAGCACCTACACTGTTGGCAGAACTTACTGACGGCTCACAGTTTGGAGCTGGCAGAGCTCATCAACAACCTAGATGAGGAGGCTGCTGCAGACATCCGCAAG GTGACCATGCGTGTGATCCAGGGTGCCATAACTGAAGTCAAAACCATCCAGCCCTCTGCAACCCAGGCCCTGCTAACACTACTGCCTCCTGGGACACAGTGCTCCCTCCTGCAGGTAGAACCAGAGGCAGGACCAGGACAAGTCCAGGGACAAGGAGCAAGCACCCTCCTGCAGCATCAGGAAAAGTTGCACCAGGAAGGCAAGGCAGCATTACGCACCCTAAGCTGCACCAGGGAGGCTCTGCGGGATGTCATGGAGAGGGAGCTGCAGGAGCAGAGGGAACTCAGGGCGCACTGCAGAGCTTTCTTCAG TCGTTTGTGTTCGTCCCAGTTGACTCTGTGTGAAGACGACCAGCTCAGGATGAAACTAGAGTTTCagaagtgtctgtctgtgatggaCCGCTGCCTGGTGCTGCCCCATGCTGTCTCCAGAACCAAACTCCAATCCGCTCTGGCAGCTTGGAGAAAGGAGAGCGAGCAACAGATG GCGAATATGCAATCCAAGGGGAAAGCTGGCGAGGCCAGAACGAAAACAGACACATCTGACCTGCAGCTATTCCAGACCAGGCTTGAGGacagaatccagctgtttgagaaggagaaggagaaggagatggagagcAGTGTCATGAACAAA gtgatggaggagatgcgggtggagagagaggatgatCTGCGCTCTCAGGCTGACAGCCTGGCAATGCAGATGGCCACCATCCACTACCAGAAGGCTGAGAGGAAGACGAAGGTCTTGGAGACCTCCAGAGCAATGCTCACTCTGCACAGCCTGCTCAttcagcagctcagagagaggaaaagccTGGAGAGACAAGACATGGCCAAGAGTATACAAAACCACTGCTTG GGCCTAGAAGAAGCAGAACAGCAGCTTcagaaggagaggacagagttGGATGGCCTGCAGATGTCTCAGTCCAGCATCAAGTCAAATCCAACACAGAAAGAGGACTAtgatgagggagaggaggacagtGAGCAGGAGAGGCTGTTTCAGCTGCGGCAGGATTGCAGGATGACGTCCATCCTCCAGGAGGCACTCTATAAGTGTGAGGAGGTCTTCACACTGTTGGCAGAGAG GTCACAAGGAATGACTGCCAACAATCAAGCCATAGAagatttaaaagaacaaatggGGCTCAAAAGACTCTATGCAAACTGTGACCag GATCTGGAATTTGCGTCTCGGCTGGTGAAGCAGAGTCAGGTGTCTGCAGAGGTTCTCCTGGAAGCCCTGCGTCTCCTGCTGCCCACCCTTCCTGAAAGTGAACTCCTTTCCATTACCGATGCCCTCTGTCCCAAACAACACACTGTTTCATCATGTACAGAGCAGGAACACTCGGG GTGTGCCGGGGGTTTAAACAGACTTCTACCTGTCAAACTGAGAGAAGACGTGATGCATAAAAATATGCTAAATATGCCAAGCTGCACtgtggaaagagagag ACTCCAGGAAAAGAGGCAAAGTCTGATGGAAAAACTGCTCCCCAGATCCCGTCTCCCGGTTCCAAGAGATGTTGCACCACTGCTGgttgaagagaaaagagaggaagacggTTTTACCAAAGCACAGCAGTCTATTTATAAATCAAGCGCAGttacacagcagcacagtgacacTGCAAAAGAGAGGCTTGTGGACACAGCGAGTGAAGCGttacacagcacagcagagaaatACGCAACAACTGCATCTGCCAGCCCACAGGGCAACCCTCCTACTGGAGAAaggttgtttgtgtttagggATCCACCTGAATCATGCGAGTGTGTGGATGCTcctaaaagaaaaaggaaaaggaactTTCTCAACCTGAAG